The following proteins are encoded in a genomic region of Colletotrichum higginsianum IMI 349063 chromosome 9, whole genome shotgun sequence:
- a CDS encoding Amidohydrolase, translating into MGGKDDGLLGLSPPPYQPQPPARRYTIRRRRGRLVTLAGLVAIVLSLSYFNSAAEAPTAHHQQQFLRGVNQCSASAFRGATQKSASPGRSNPRWNSESGQKHPIVLRNATLFDGETVLAEAVDVLFEEGVIKFVSKTRDQTSLPDDAVVYDVKGRFVTPGLVDIHSHHLELPFSSVSANADVNEKPGLGPITPFVRAIDGFKPYDPAIKIIASGGVTSSLNLPGSGNIIGGQAYLVKNLPLPGENGEPVVEELLLEHGLPEASRQRYLKMACGENPKHIYPHTRLGNAWLLREHLDKARKLKNKQDAWCQSAQELASGGLFKDRRARRFIADFGELPEDLELEPTVALLKGEFNVNIHCYEPEDFERMLDVLHEFGVHPQAFHHALEAWQVPEFLKQQEENITIATFAENGLFKHEAYGANLRGPKILDDHGLRVVLKSDHTGESNHAKYLVYQAAVSHSFGLSEDNSLQSVTSTAARSIYQDHRIGFVRPGYDADLVIWDSHPLSVGATTVQVFVDGREVLESPESLRILETPAQAADLALPLSRPWIAKDKKQTVCNNVLAPDSHIVFTGIKSILLEKPITTVDKNDGESNGFAMSVFNGEITCLGPESECFSSQKHGDIHHIELENGYVTPGLVAFGNNIGIIDISSEPSTGDGSPGRKGNALNEQKDLHFAKYGVHFGGRGFGRARVGGVTKAITAPIFGGGALQGVSVGLRTSENATVLGGGIWKDEVALHFAIGQEAKGDDTPTISSGVERLRQVLEEGQQASGKTGSTYVRASRGSLPVIVYTVNEDDISQVVLLKREFPSVNFVIFGGHGAPLVAEELNEAKIPVILTGNRGAPDKWEKRHTFAGPPLSPSPAQVLIDAGVLVALAVRGDSKVHGLAQEAQWAAKFAGLTEKEAIKLVSTNFDQILGLKQSGQEEKTSAGKKYAGDFVVWDGNPLRGEGSVVVSFQDDGKIGDCWPDVQGAAL; encoded by the exons ATGGGAGGCAAAGACGACGGACTCTTGGGATTGAGTCCCCCTCCGTACCAACCTCAACCGCCTGCCCGACGATATACAAttcgaagacgccgaggacgtcttGTTACCCTCGCGGGACTCGTCGCCATTGTCCTGTCTTTGTCTTACTTCAACAGTGCAGCCGAGGCACCTACAGctcaccaccaacaacagtTTCTCAGAGGCGTGAACCAATGCAGCGCGTCCGCGTTTCGTGGCGCGACACAAAAGTCCGCTTCTCCAGGCCGGTCGAACCCGCGGTGGAATTCGGAGTCTGGACAAAAGCATCCAATTGTTCTTCGCAACGCAACTCTTTTCGACGGGGAGACGGTCCTGgcggaggccgtcgacgtgcTTTTCGAGGAGGGAGTGATCAAATTCGTGTCCAAGACTCGAGATCAAACATCACTCCCGGACGATGCAGTCGTATACGACGTCAAGGGCCGGTTCGTCACACCCGGTCTTGTTGACATTCACTCCCATCACCTAGAGCTCCCGTTCTCCTCAGTCTCTGCCAACGCCGACGTGAACGAAAAGCCCGGTCTGGGCCCAATAACACCCTTTGTGCGCGCCATTGATGGCTTCAAGCCGTACGACCCGGCGATCAAGATCATCGCATCTGGTGGCGTCACATCTTCGCTCAATCTCCCGGGCTCTGGTAACATAATCGGCGGCCAGGCGTACCTGGTGAAGAACCTGCCTCTGCCTGGGGAGAACGGCGAGCCTGTTGTTGAggagcttctccttgagcaTGGCTTGCCGGAGGCGAGTCGCCAACGCTACTTGAAGATGGCATGCGGCGAGAACCCGAAGCATATCTATCCCCACACCCGCCTCGGCAACGCCTGGCTTCTCAGAGAGCATCTGGACAAGGCTCGGAAGCTCAAGAACAAGCAGGACGCGTGGTGCCAAAGTGCCCAGGAGCTCGCCTCTGGCGGCCTATTCAAGGATCGCCGAGCCCGTCGTTTCATTGCGGACTTTGGCGAGTTGCCGGAGGACTTGGAGCTCGAGCCGACAGTCGCCTTGTTGAAGGGCGAGTTCAACGTCAACATCCATTGCTACGAGCCCGAAGACTTTGAGCGGATGCTGGACGTTCTGCACGAATTTGGGGTCCACCCGCAAGCTTTCCACCACGCCCTCGAGGCGTGGCAGGTTCCCGAGTTCCTCAAGCAACAGGAAGA GAACATCACCATCGCAACTTTTGCCGAGAATGGGTTGTTCAAACACGAGGCGTACGGCGCCAACCTGCGCGGTCCGAAGATCTTGGACGACCATGGCCTCCGCGTCGTGTTGAAGTCG GACCATACCGGTGAAAGCAATCACGCCAAGTACCTCGTCTACCAGGCTGCTGTATCTCATTCTTTCGGTCTGTCGGAAGATAACTCTCTCCAGTCCGTAACCTCCACGGCCGCCCGGTCCATCTACCAGGATCATCGTATTGGCTTCGTCCGGCCTGGTTACGATGCCGACCTCGTGATCTGGGACTCGCATCCGCTGTCAGTCGGCGCCACAACCGTTCAGGTCTTCGTAGACGGTAGAGAGGTACTCGAATCACCAGAGTCTCTCCGGATCCTCGAGACACCAGCCCAGGCGGCAGATCTGGCTTTGCCCCTGTCTCGTCCTTGGATcgccaaggacaagaagcagACCGTCTGCAACAACGTCTTGGCTCCCGATTCACACATTGTCTTCACGGGCATCAAGAGTATCCTCCTCGAGAAGCCTATCACAACCGTCGACAAGAACGACGGGGAAAGCAACGGCTTTGCTATGTCGGTTTTCAACGGTGAAATCACATGTCTCGGGCCCGAGTCTGAATGTTTTTCGTCCCAGAAGCATGGAGACATCCACCACATCGAGCTGGAGAATGGCTACGTAACCCCGGGCCTGGTCGCGTTCGGGAACAATATCGGTATCATCGACATCTCTTCAGAGCCGTCAACCGGCGACGGATCCCCCGGCCGCAAAGGCAACGCACTCAACGAGCAGAAAGACTTGCACTTTGCCAAGTACGGTGTTCACTTTGGCGGAAGAGGCTTCGGCCGGGCGAGGGTCGGAGGCGTGACCAAGGCGATCACGGCGCCGATCTTCGGAGGAGGCGCACTTCAGGGTGTGAGCGTGGGCCTGCGAACCAGCGAGAACGCAACTGTCTTGGGGGGCGGCATTTGGAAAGACGAGGTCGCACTTCACTTTGCCATCGGACAAGAGGCGAAAG GGGATGACACGCCGACCATCTCTTCTGGCGTCGAACGATTGCGCCAGGTTCTTGAGGAAGGCCAGCAAGCGTCCGGGAAGACTGGAAGCACCTACGTCCGGGCCTCCAGGGGCTCATTGCCTGTCATAGTGTACACAGTCAACGAG GATGATATCTCGCAAGTCGTTCTCCTTAAGCGAGAGTTCCCCTCCGTGAATTTTGTCATCTTCGGTGGCCACGGTGCTCCTCTG GTTGCTGAAGAGCTCAACGAGGCCAAAATCCCCGTCATTCTCACCGGCAACCGCGGCGCGCCGGACAAGTGGGAGAAGAGGCACACTTTCGCTGGTCCTCCACTCTCACCTAGCCCGGCACAAGTTCTCATCGATGCCGGTGTTCTCGTCGCACTCGCGGTCCGGGGCGATTCCAAGGTCCACGGACTGGCCCAGGAGGCGCAGTGGGCGGCCAAGTTCGCCGGGTTGACGGAAaaggaggccatcaagcTGGTCTCGACAAACTTTGATCAGATTCTAGGGTTGAAACAGTCGGGGCAGGAGGAAAAGACGTCGGCTGGGAAGAAGTACGCCGGCGACTTTGTTGTCTGGGACGGGAATCCTTTGCGGGGAGAAGGAAGCGTGGTTGTGAGCTTTCAGGACGACGGGAAGATCGGGGACTGCTGGCCTGATGTGCAGGGTGCCGCCCTTTAA
- a CDS encoding EC19 protein → MFGLDWKRALIGLLLLESLGSALVLPPRDVAAQPNELSAKSRRENTGPHAGLYIRDDENKNQPRQEPPPPDPGNPPPGNPPPGNPPPGPPPPGNPPPGPPRPPSRDWDDDDDDRPGFPDDDD, encoded by the exons ATGTTCGGACTTGATTGGAAACGCGCTCTGATtgggctcctcctcctcgagtcTTTAGGCTCGGCTCTTGTTCTGCCTCCAAGAGACGTCGCCGCTCAACCGAATGAGTTGTCGGCCAAGAGCCGACGCGAAAACACTGGTCCACATGCTGGTCTCTACATCCGTGATGATGAGAACA AAAACCAGCCGAGACAGGAACCTCCACCTCCGGATCCAGGCAACCCTCCTCCAGGCAACCCGCCTCCAGGCAATCCTCCTCCAggtccccctcctccaggcAACCCTCCTCCaggccctcctcggccacccTCCCGTGactgggacgacgacgacgatg ATCGCCCAGGATTCCcagatgatgatgattga
- a CDS encoding Methyltransferase CmcJ: MNGGWGEIDLTDSICCSAWRPLEQVENWPLAVCDGSSITYDDLIEVDLIRKDYIGSTMFAKFRPGYSWYYLESQRPDEVCLFKNFDSQENSKAPICPHSSFEQDDVPLNTRPRKSIEVRAFVFGGPQQRPSAAADT; encoded by the exons ATGAACGGGGGGTGGGGAGAAATTGATCTGACTGACTCCATTTGTTGCAGTGCCTGGCGTCCCTTAGAACAGGTCGAGAACTGGCCACTCGCTGTATGCGACGGCTCATCAATAACCTATGATGATCTCATAGAGGTTGATTTGATACGAAAGGACTATATTGGGTCAACTATGTTCGCCAAATTCAGGCCTGGCTATAGCTGGTACTATCTTGAAAGCCAGCGTCCAGATGAAGTCTGCCTTTTCAAAAACTTCGATAGCCAAGAAAACTCAAAGGCACCAA TATGCCCACACTCCTCCTTTGAGCAAGATGATGTTCCCCTAAATACAAGGCCTAGAAAAAGCATCGAGGTCAGAGCATTCGTCTTCGGCGGTCCGCAGCAACGCCCCTCAGCAGCTGCGGACACATAG
- a CDS encoding Methyltransferase CmcJ — protein sequence MITSMRHRNARLVYTKYRELFRTERPYRILSTFGGSKCHGPDTNLRFGQEETEIITNIRGSEASFTLDQYGFEYVNSPTHFEDWEDRRMVEERYLPEIEKLLLETIEGAHEVFIFDWRTSLPWGFSSVSGS from the exons ATGATCACCAGCATGCGCCACAGAAACGCCAGGTTGGTCTACACCAAATACCGGGAACTGTTCAGAACAGAGCGACCCTACCGCATTCTGAGTACCTTTGGCGGGTCCAAATGTCATGGGCCTGACACCAATCTGCGATTCGGTCAAGAAGAAACGGAAATCATAACCAACATTCGCGGCAGTGAGGCGTCCTTCACGCTCGACCAATATGGATTTGAGTATGTGAATTCGCCCACCCATTTTGAAGATTGGGAAGACCGTCGCATGGTCGAAGAGAGGTATCTGCCAGAGATAGAAAAACTTCTCCTGGAAACAATTGAAGGAGCACATGAGGTCTTCATCTTCGATTGGAGG ACCAGTCTGCCTTGGGGGTTTTCAAGCGTGTCAGGCTCCTAA